One Aegilops tauschii subsp. strangulata cultivar AL8/78 chromosome 2, Aet v6.0, whole genome shotgun sequence genomic window, AATTTGGTTTTTGCTCGGTTTTTGCTAATTAACTGAGCAATTTTCTTCTTCTTAATGAATGCAGGATAACTGCCATTTCGAAAAAAATAAACCAGCCTTTCAcacttttccccctttcttcacATGGAGGAAAGGGACCCATTTTCTCATACTCCCACTAAAAGTCAGCAGCAGTGGTAAAACAAACCGCGTGGAGGACGACGAATCTTGAGTCAAGTCGTCGCGCTCGGGCGTACTTGGGAAATTGCCGAATCGGATGGTTTCTTCCATGGAATAATGGAATATATACATGTCGGATGGTCCCAACTCCCAAGTGTGAATAACAATGTTGGCCTATTTATAGGAGTGCTTCGCTTCCTCCATTCCACCACGACGCTTAGCTTAACCAGAGCTCAAATTCTCAAGTCAATAGCAggcaccaccacctcctcctccaagatCTGAATAGAGAAAAACCTCCGGCGGGAACGATGTGCGGCTGCGACGATTGCTGCGGCTGCATCTCATACAGGACCagggagaacatcaagtacggcTGCATCTGCTTCGGCGTCCTCGCCGTCCTGGCCGTCTTTGCCGTCCTCCTGGCCGCCTACGCCTTCCTCCGCCACGTCAGCATCACCGTGGAGGACGCGTCGCTGACCAGGTTCGCACTGCTGACCACCCCGGTGACGGCGCTGGCGTACAATCTCTCGCTGACTCTCAACGTCCGCAACCCGAACTGGGCGATGAGCATCAAGAACACGGAGCCGTTCGAGGCCGCCTACAAGTTCGACGGCCAGCAGTTCGACCGCGTGCAGGTCTCTGACAAGGGCGACAAGCATCCCCCTCGGAAGACCATGGTTTACCGCCTTGACTCGGGATCAGACGGCGCCCTCGTGTCGCTGGGCAACGCCGGCGTGGTGGAGTACAAGGAGGAGAACGAGACAGGTGTGTTCGAGGTGGAGGTGGCGCTGACCCGCAAAGTGAGCTACACAGCGCGCTACACCAAGTGCAAGATCGAGGCCACCTGCAAGCTCAAGCTCAAGCTCGTGAAGCCCGAGACGACCACGGTGGTGTTCGAAAAAGTGAAATGCAAGCTAGAAAAGGCCGACAAAAACTGCTAGATACTTCCTCCATGtttgtgtgtttgtttgtttccATTCTCCCACTCTTTGATGAAAGATGTGATGATACTTTTTGATGTCGTCTTGCTAATTCAACAGCGAGCCCCAAGGCGGGATTCAATTTTGTAAACACATTTGTTCAATCTCATGTACTTTAAACTTCTTCTAGCGCTACTTGAATTCGCAGCGAGCCCCAAGGCGGGGTGACTTAAGGCCAACTCCAACACACGACCCAAACGGTCCAGCCACGTCCATTTAAGGTAAACGGACACAAATTGCGGCCCAACACGCGGGAGTAAACGGACAAATGTTAGGTTTTTTGTCCGCCGCCGACCCATTCCCATTCCCGGCTTAAATTTGGGCCCCGTTTGCGTGAAACGGACAGCGCGTGGACGGGCGGGACGCGTGCACTTGTCCTCTCCTTGCCCGCTCGTTGGGGACACAGAACGCTGCTTTTTATCTTTccctctcccctcctcctcctcccccctccacccccccccccctctgccATAGCCGACGCCGGCCAGTTTCCCGGCTGCCTCCTCGCTGTCCAGCCTGGCCGCCCAAAGCACGACCACATGATTTGTGCCTCTCTTGCCCCGTCGCCGGCGCACAACCGGTAGATCTGTTGTTGTCGCCGCCACTGGATTTGGCGCATCCAGCCGCCGGCGACTGCACCTTGCCATGGATTggtcgtgttggggaacgtagcagaaattcaaaattttctacgcatcaccaagatcaatctatggagtaatctagcaacgaggggaaggggagtgcatctacataccattgtagatcgcgatgcggaagcgttgcaagaacgcggatgaaggagtcgtactcgtagcgattcagatcgcggttgattccgatctaagcaccgaagaacggtgcctccgcgttcaacacacgtgcagcccggtgacgtttcccacgccttgatccagcaaggagagagggagaggttgaggaagactccgtccagcagcagcacgacggcgtggtggtggtggaggagcgtggcaatcccgcagggcttcgccaagcaccgcgggagaggaggaggagggagaggggtagggctgcgccgaaagagagagacgttctcatgtcttgggcagccccaaacctcaactatatatagggggggagggggctgcgccccctctagggttcccaccccaaggggaggcggccagccctagatcccatctaaggggggcggccaaggggaggagagggggggcgccactagggtgggccttaaggcccatctggacctagggtttgccccctcccactctcccatgcgcttgggccttggtggggggcgcaccagcccacctagggctggtcccctcccacacttggcccacgcagccttcaggggctggtggccccacttggtggacccccgggaccctcccggtggtcccggtacattaccgatatcacccgaaacctttccggtgaccaaaacaggacttcccatatataaatctttaccttcggaccattccggaactcctcgtgacgtccgggatctcatccgggactccgaacaacattcggtaaccacgtatatcttttccctataaccctagcgtcatcgaaccttaagtgtgtagaccctacgggttcgggaaccatgcagacatgaccgagacgttctccggtcaataaccaacagcgggatctggatacccatgttggctcccacatgttccacgatgatctcatcggatgaaccacgatgtcggggattcaatcaatcccgtatgcaattccctttgtctatcgatatgttacttgcccgagattcgatcgtcggtatcccgataccttgttcaatctcgttaccggcaagtctctttactcgttccgtaactcacatcatcccgtgatcaactccttggtcacattgtgcacattatgatgatgtcctaccgagtgggcccagagatacctctccgtttacacggagtgacaaatcccagtctcgattcgtgccaacccaacagacactttcggagatacctgtagtgcacctttatagccacccaattacgttgtgacgtttggtacacccaaagcattcctacggtatccgggagttgcacaatctcatggtctaaggaagtgatacttgacattagaaaagctctgagcaaacgaactacacgatcttgtgctaggcttaggattgggtcttgtccatcacatcattctcctaatgatgtgatcccgttatcaacgacatccaatggccatggtcaggaaaccgtaaccatctattgatcaacgagctagtcaactagaggcttactagggacacggtgttgtctatgtatccacacatgtatctgagtttcctatcaatacaattctagcatggataataaacgattatcatgaacaaggaaatataataataacctatttattattgcctctagggcatatttccaacagtctcccacttgcactagagtcaataatctagttcacatcaccatgtgattaacacccacaggtcacatcaccatgtgaccaacatccaaagagtttactagagtcgacaatctagttcacatcactatgtgattaacactcaatgagttctggtttgatcatgttatgcttgtgagagaggttattagtcaacgggtctgaacctttcagatccgtgtgtgctttacgaatatctatgtcatcttgtggatgctaccacgcgctacttggagccatttcaaataattgctctaccatacgaatccggtttactactcagagtcatccggattagtgtcaaagttcgcatcgacgtaaccctttacgacgaactccttttcacctccataatcgagaaaattccttagtccactagatactaaggataagttcgaccgctgtcatatgatccattcccggatcactattgtaccccttgaccaactcatggcaaggcacacttcaagtgcggtacacagcatagcatactgtagagcctacgtctaaagcataggggatgaccttcgtcctttctctcttctGTCGAGGTcaagctttgagtcttactcaatttcacaccttataactcaggtaagaactccttctttgactgatctattttgaactctttcaaaatcatgtcaaggtgtgcgttcttttgaaagtatcatcaggcgtcttgatctatctctatagatcttgatgcccaatatgtaagcagcttttatccaggtcttcctttgaaaaactcctttcaaacaaccctttatgctttccagaaatttttcatcatttcggatcaacaatatgtcattcacatatacttatcagaaatgttgcagcactcccactcactttattgtaaatacaagtttctaacaaactttgtataaacccaaaaactttgatcactccatcaaagcgtatattctgactccgagatgcttgctctagtccatggaaggatcgctggagctagcataccttttagcatccttaggatcgacaaaacctttctgattgtatcacatacaacctttccttacgaaaactggtaaggaaacttgttttgacatccatctgccagatttcataaatgcagctaatgctaacatgattccgacggacttaagcatcgctacggatgagaaaatctcatcgtagtcaactccttgaacttgtggaaatactctttgccacaagtcaagcttcatagacggtaacattaccgtccatgtccgtct contains:
- the LOC109751769 gene encoding uncharacterized protein — encoded protein: MCGCDDCCGCISYRTRENIKYGCICFGVLAVLAVFAVLLAAYAFLRHVSITVEDASLTRFALLTTPVTALAYNLSLTLNVRNPNWAMSIKNTEPFEAAYKFDGQQFDRVQVSDKGDKHPPRKTMVYRLDSGSDGALVSLGNAGVVEYKEENETGVFEVEVALTRKVSYTARYTKCKIEATCKLKLKLVKPETTTVVFEKVKCKLEKADKNC